One genomic segment of Paenibacillus sp. FSL H8-0332 includes these proteins:
- a CDS encoding GNAT family protein: MITELQTERLVLRQMRTADSASLFPIWSDPEVTRFMNISSFTDESQAVEMIELLGKLATENQAIRYSITEAESGRIIGSCGFNTLDYDNAKTEIGYDLSRECWGKGYVPEALRALIDYAFDTLGFNRIEAKAQPANINSIKVLQKLNFSLEGILRQSERSKGSFIDLCMYSKLATD, encoded by the coding sequence ATGATTACAGAATTACAAACCGAGAGATTAGTATTAAGACAAATGCGCACCGCCGATTCAGCCAGCCTGTTCCCGATCTGGTCCGATCCTGAAGTCACCCGGTTCATGAATATCAGCAGCTTCACGGATGAGAGTCAGGCCGTGGAAATGATTGAGCTGCTGGGTAAGTTAGCCACCGAGAATCAGGCGATCCGCTATTCCATTACAGAAGCAGAATCCGGCCGGATTATCGGCTCCTGTGGTTTCAATACGCTGGACTATGACAATGCCAAGACAGAGATTGGTTATGACCTTAGCCGCGAATGCTGGGGAAAAGGATATGTGCCTGAAGCCCTTCGCGCACTAATAGATTATGCGTTTGATACACTGGGCTTCAATAGAATAGAAGCAAAGGCCCAGCCTGCTAATATCAATTCTATTAAGGTACTGCAGAAATTAAACTTTTCGCTGGAAGGAATATTGAGGCAGAGTGAGCGTTCCAAAGGAAGCTTCATTGATCTGTGTATGTATTCCAAATTAGCTACAGACTAA
- a CDS encoding beta-L-arabinofuranosidase domain-containing protein, producing MSQFEGTKVRTTVQPDHSGHSDQGGHRVSVQDEFWGRYIRLVQETVIPYQYEALHDRVAEAEPSHAIANFEIAAGRRQGKFGGMVFQDSDVAKWLEATGYSLSIRRDPELERQADDLIDLVEEAQQADGYLNTYFTVKEPGKRWTNLQDCHELYCAGHFIEAAVAYYEATGKDKLLSIMRRMADHIDSVFGPEEGKLKGYDGHQEIELALVKLYRLTGEEKYLKLSLFFIDQRGQEPNFLRQEWESRGRVTHWGGQTDHIDMAYNQSHIPVREQTVAVGHSVRAVYMYTAMADLARLTGDEALREACLRLWNNMTERQMYITGGIGSTHHGEAFTFDYDLPNDTVYAETCASIGLIFFARRMLELTPNAHYADVMERALYNNVLGSMAQDGKHYFYVNPLEVWPQACTCNPGKQHVKAQRQGWFGCACCPPNVARLLTSLNQYIYTEHSDMLYTNLYIGSELRTTLGGKEVKVTQSSKLPWEGIVTLKVDPAEAGMFGIALRIPSWSGKVRISVNGELLPALDALEQGYAVIRREWQPGDIVELMLPMEANRVYAHPELRANAGKTAIQYGPLVYCLESADNREPLSSVSLSKEGTFTEFYDEDLLGGAVVIRAAGCRVKEQSWSGGLYSITRAAVQPVEVTAIPYYLWGNRGSGEMKVWIPE from the coding sequence ATGAGTCAATTTGAAGGTACAAAGGTTCGGACAACCGTTCAACCAGATCATTCCGGTCATTCGGATCAGGGAGGCCACAGAGTGTCCGTTCAGGATGAATTCTGGGGCCGTTATATCCGGTTGGTGCAGGAGACAGTGATTCCTTATCAATATGAGGCGCTTCATGACCGCGTGGCCGAGGCTGAACCGAGCCATGCCATTGCCAATTTTGAAATCGCTGCCGGAAGAAGACAGGGTAAGTTCGGGGGGATGGTCTTCCAGGACAGCGATGTAGCCAAGTGGCTGGAGGCAACGGGTTATTCCCTCAGCATCCGGAGGGACCCGGAGCTGGAACGCCAGGCGGACGATTTGATCGATCTGGTGGAAGAAGCACAGCAGGCCGACGGATACCTGAACACATACTTCACTGTCAAGGAGCCGGGCAAGCGCTGGACGAATCTCCAGGATTGCCATGAACTGTATTGCGCCGGACATTTCATCGAAGCGGCAGTGGCTTATTATGAAGCGACCGGTAAGGACAAGCTGCTGAGTATTATGCGCCGCATGGCCGATCATATTGACTCTGTCTTCGGACCGGAGGAAGGCAAGCTGAAGGGCTACGACGGTCATCAGGAGATTGAGCTGGCACTGGTGAAGCTGTACCGGCTGACAGGGGAGGAGAAGTATCTGAAGCTCAGCCTCTTCTTCATTGACCAGCGCGGGCAGGAGCCGAACTTCCTGCGCCAGGAATGGGAGAGCCGGGGCAGGGTTACACATTGGGGCGGGCAGACGGATCATATCGATATGGCCTACAATCAGTCCCATATACCGGTCCGTGAGCAGACGGTAGCCGTAGGCCACTCTGTCCGCGCCGTCTATATGTATACCGCCATGGCCGACTTGGCCCGCCTGACCGGAGATGAAGCACTTCGCGAGGCGTGCCTGCGCCTGTGGAACAATATGACAGAGAGACAGATGTATATCACTGGCGGAATCGGCTCCACCCATCACGGCGAAGCTTTCACCTTTGATTACGATCTGCCTAACGATACGGTCTATGCGGAGACTTGTGCTTCGATCGGGCTGATCTTTTTTGCCAGACGAATGCTGGAGTTGACTCCCAATGCCCATTATGCCGATGTGATGGAGCGTGCGCTCTATAATAATGTACTCGGCTCGATGGCGCAGGACGGCAAGCATTATTTCTACGTCAATCCGCTGGAGGTCTGGCCGCAGGCCTGCACCTGTAATCCCGGCAAACAGCATGTGAAGGCGCAGCGCCAGGGCTGGTTCGGCTGTGCCTGCTGCCCGCCGAATGTGGCGCGTCTGCTGACCTCATTGAATCAGTATATCTACACTGAACACAGCGATATGCTCTATACGAATCTGTATATCGGAAGTGAGCTTAGAACTACACTGGGAGGAAAAGAGGTGAAGGTCACTCAGTCCAGCAAGCTTCCATGGGAGGGCATAGTCACACTGAAGGTTGATCCTGCGGAAGCCGGGATGTTCGGTATCGCCCTGCGTATTCCATCGTGGAGCGGAAAGGTCCGGATCAGCGTCAATGGCGAGCTCCTTCCAGCGCTTGATGCTTTGGAGCAGGGCTATGCGGTAATCCGCAGGGAGTGGCAGCCCGGTGACATAGTGGAGCTGATGCTTCCAATGGAAGCGAACCGTGTATACGCCCACCCGGAACTGCGGGCTAATGCCGGGAAGACGGCTATTCAGTACGGGCCGCTGGTCTATTGTCTGGAATCCGCAGATAACCGCGAGCCGTTAAGCTCGGTATCTCTAAGCAAGGAGGGAACGTTCACGGAATTTTACGATGAAGATCTGCTTGGCGGAGCGGTAGTGATCAGAGCAGCGGGTTGCCGGGTGAAGGAGCAGAGCTGGAGCGGTGGACTCTACAGCATCACCAGGGCGGCTGTACAGCCGGTGGAAGTGACGGCGATTCCGTATTATCTGTGGGGCAACCGCGGCAGCGGAGAGATGAAGGTATGGATACCGGAGTAA
- a CDS encoding YitT family protein → MRSFPSYVIILLASLLIATGTNFFLVPYKILDGGIIGIALIINYISGTKIGLCIMLCSLPIFLLAWFRQRDIFYNSILGLLASSLLIELLFPLQYYFLYYIELGSISSAIIGGFLMGTGLGLMLRFKASTGGTDLLARFIQRYLPLNVGLIIFLTDFLIIGAGGILISKETFFHSILTIVSGGVATGLCTLEE, encoded by the coding sequence ATGCGATCCTTCCCAAGCTATGTTATTATTCTGCTGGCCAGCCTGCTAATTGCAACAGGAACCAACTTCTTCCTGGTCCCCTATAAAATCCTCGATGGAGGAATTATCGGCATTGCCCTCATTATTAATTATATCTCCGGCACCAAAATCGGACTGTGCATCATGCTATGCAGTCTGCCTATCTTCCTGCTGGCCTGGTTCCGGCAACGGGATATTTTCTACAATAGCATTCTGGGTCTGCTGGCCTCCTCCTTGCTGATCGAGCTGCTCTTTCCGCTTCAGTATTATTTCCTCTACTATATTGAGCTGGGCTCCATCTCAAGCGCCATTATCGGCGGCTTCCTGATGGGCACCGGACTTGGTCTGATGCTGCGCTTCAAAGCAAGTACAGGCGGAACAGACCTCCTGGCCAGATTCATCCAACGCTACCTTCCGCTGAATGTCGGACTGATCATCTTCCTGACGGACTTCCTGATCATCGGTGCAGGCGGTATTCTGATCTCCAAGGAGACTTTTTTCCATTCGATTCTGACGATTGTTTCAGGAGGGGTGGCTACGGGATTATGTACGCTGGAAGAATAG
- a CDS encoding stalk domain-containing protein: protein MKKKMTAALTAFAVLGGMGTGVYAGANLQEIKAFLNPSIKFKMNGQPVQLKNGSGAVIAPISYKDTTYLPVRSVSDLLGVTVKFDAATNTISLGEQTSGVPIATGFDDMYHTKDPGKTVFKDKDYKDVFFDNASGDRGTSFMLHPDKKYQKLYLQVAAIGGEIKDFAVQDSDTNTVLKKQTIDPANGLTTIEVDIAGVSSLYVNGDVKNGTTVFVPLTTSYYK from the coding sequence ATGAAGAAGAAGATGACTGCTGCGCTGACTGCATTTGCTGTACTGGGAGGAATGGGCACAGGTGTGTATGCCGGAGCCAATCTGCAGGAGATCAAGGCATTTCTGAATCCAAGCATCAAATTTAAGATGAACGGCCAGCCCGTACAGCTTAAGAATGGCAGCGGTGCAGTAATTGCCCCAATTTCCTATAAGGACACAACGTATCTGCCAGTCCGTTCCGTATCTGATCTGCTCGGGGTTACCGTCAAGTTCGATGCGGCAACGAATACGATCTCTCTGGGAGAACAGACATCGGGCGTACCGATCGCAACAGGTTTTGATGATATGTATCACACCAAAGATCCGGGCAAAACGGTCTTCAAGGACAAGGATTACAAGGATGTCTTCTTCGACAACGCCAGCGGTGACCGCGGCACTTCATTCATGCTCCACCCGGACAAAAAATATCAGAAGCTTTATCTCCAGGTAGCCGCAATCGGCGGGGAGATTAAAGACTTTGCGGTACAAGACAGCGACACCAACACTGTGCTGAAGAAGCAGACCATTGACCCGGCAAACGGGCTTACTACCATCGAAGTAGATATTGCCGGAGTAAGTAGCCTATATGTCAACGGAGATGTAAAGAATGGAACAACGGTCTTCGTTCCGCTTACGACATCGTATTATAAATAA
- a CDS encoding accessory gene regulator B family protein, giving the protein MLEFMSGKLAFTIKNIVPEHPASYAVLKFAISVVLNVVFIIGLTLVVSLLTGRTSEALQILISFALLRQVSGGAHLRSGIACVLFTVSMFTVLSFVELSSFYVMLLNAASLLVVLWLAPIGIERQTRISKRHWPKLRIVALLLVASNIVVGSPVIAASFLAQSISLIIARREVEI; this is encoded by the coding sequence ATGCTTGAATTCATGTCCGGCAAACTGGCATTTACGATTAAAAATATCGTTCCAGAGCACCCGGCATCCTACGCTGTCCTGAAGTTTGCTATTAGTGTAGTGCTTAATGTGGTGTTTATTATTGGGCTGACACTGGTAGTGTCCCTTTTAACGGGCAGGACAAGTGAAGCTCTGCAGATTCTGATCTCCTTTGCCTTATTACGTCAGGTGTCCGGCGGGGCCCATCTCAGGTCAGGTATAGCCTGTGTCTTGTTTACGGTAAGCATGTTCACGGTCCTGTCCTTTGTGGAGCTTAGCTCCTTCTACGTTATGTTATTGAATGCAGCTAGTCTGCTAGTGGTTCTATGGCTGGCGCCCATTGGGATTGAACGACAAACGCGGATTTCCAAGCGGCACTGGCCTAAGCTGAGAATCGTGGCGTTACTGCTAGTAGCTTCCAATATCGTCGTAGGATCACCTGTCATCGCGGCCAGCTTTTTGGCTCAATCCATCAGTCTGATTATAGCTAGAAGGGAGGTGGAAATCTGA
- a CDS encoding NUDIX domain-containing protein yields MKQGEDWVLVRHRERSTWEFAGGHIEAGEGPGEAAVRELYEETGAEEYELHPLCIYSVSSEDLAESYGMLYYADVKKFGTLPPYEMAELRSFSELPQAVTYPGIYPTLYARLCEYLKHL; encoded by the coding sequence ATGAAGCAAGGAGAGGACTGGGTGCTGGTTCGGCACCGTGAGCGGTCCACATGGGAATTTGCCGGCGGGCATATTGAGGCGGGTGAGGGTCCCGGGGAAGCTGCGGTAAGAGAGCTCTACGAAGAGACAGGTGCTGAAGAATATGAACTGCATCCGTTATGCATCTATTCGGTCAGTAGTGAAGACCTGGCAGAGAGCTACGGGATGTTGTATTATGCAGATGTCAAAAAGTTCGGGACTTTGCCCCCGTACGAAATGGCAGAGCTTCGAAGCTTCAGCGAGCTGCCGCAGGCGGTGACATACCCGGGGATTTACCCCACGCTATATGCAAGACTATGTGAATATCTGAAGCATCTGTGA
- a CDS encoding AraC family transcriptional regulator yields MWHQQRIFEEMLRTMDLARQDTAGSQADEIAEQTEAYLRNHYMEEVTNTSLADALHFHYNYLARCMKRVYGLTPMEYLTDYRLEQAKLLLLKTEIPIAAIAERTGFESTAYFSRRFSRKVGISPLRFRKRYSR; encoded by the coding sequence GTGTGGCATCAGCAGCGTATCTTCGAGGAGATGCTGCGGACGATGGATCTGGCCCGGCAAGATACGGCCGGAAGCCAGGCAGACGAGATTGCCGAGCAGACGGAGGCCTATCTGCGGAATCATTATATGGAAGAAGTCACGAATACCTCTCTGGCGGACGCCCTGCATTTTCACTACAATTACCTGGCCCGCTGCATGAAGCGTGTCTACGGGCTTACGCCCATGGAGTACCTGACCGATTACCGGCTGGAGCAGGCCAAGCTCCTGCTGCTTAAGACAGAGATCCCGATCGCGGCAATCGCAGAGCGCACCGGCTTCGAGAGTACAGCTTACTTCTCCCGGCGCTTCAGCCGCAAGGTCGGAATCTCTCCGCTGCGCTTCCGCAAGCGATATTCGCGCTGA
- a CDS encoding LacI family DNA-binding transcriptional regulator, with translation MRSEDIAKLAGVSRSTVSRVINNYSNVPEETRAKVLKVIEQHQYEPNSFARALAGKKTDTIGLFAISMNEKENATRIYQNNYFAPFVDAVVDTSNARGCYVLIHTVYSPDDFLKVKQAFLQKRIDGGIIVGTQKDIEIVREMVGLGAPLVLIDYDISEIMSEHLDRNHLAIVNSKDYEGTVEAIEYLIGLGHKEIGMICGRMNTYSGRERYMAYENTLKRHGLALQQDFVLQGDFLKETAYQEVKKLLDSGGPLPTAFFSSNDDMAISAMEAFSEHGLSVPEDISIAGFDDVQLAARIHPKLTSVRLPIYEMSKAAVEKVIELCDSQQPTFSTISFPARLITRDSCQPPKK, from the coding sequence ATGCGAAGCGAAGATATTGCCAAGCTAGCCGGGGTTTCGCGAAGCACCGTATCCCGTGTGATCAACAATTATTCCAATGTCCCTGAAGAGACCCGGGCCAAGGTGCTGAAGGTGATTGAGCAGCATCAGTACGAGCCGAACAGCTTCGCCCGGGCTCTGGCCGGCAAGAAGACCGACACGATCGGGCTGTTTGCCATCAGTATGAACGAGAAGGAGAATGCGACGCGGATCTATCAGAATAATTACTTCGCCCCGTTCGTCGATGCTGTGGTAGATACGTCGAATGCCCGCGGCTGTTATGTTCTGATTCACACCGTCTATTCGCCCGACGACTTCCTGAAGGTCAAGCAGGCCTTCCTCCAGAAACGGATTGACGGAGGCATCATTGTCGGCACCCAGAAGGATATCGAGATTGTACGGGAGATGGTGGGTCTGGGCGCTCCGCTTGTACTGATCGATTATGACATTTCGGAGATTATGTCAGAGCATCTGGACCGCAACCATCTCGCTATTGTGAATTCCAAGGATTACGAAGGTACGGTAGAAGCCATTGAGTACCTAATCGGTCTCGGCCATAAGGAGATCGGTATGATCTGCGGACGGATGAATACTTATTCCGGACGGGAGCGCTACATGGCTTACGAGAATACGCTGAAGCGCCATGGACTTGCCCTGCAGCAGGACTTTGTCCTTCAGGGTGATTTTCTCAAGGAGACTGCCTACCAGGAAGTGAAGAAGCTGCTGGATTCCGGCGGCCCGCTGCCGACTGCCTTCTTCTCTTCCAATGACGATATGGCTATATCGGCGATGGAAGCGTTCTCGGAGCATGGCCTTTCCGTGCCGGAGGATATCTCCATTGCGGGGTTCGACGATGTGCAGCTTGCTGCGCGGATTCATCCTAAGCTGACCTCCGTCCGTCTGCCGATTTATGAAATGTCCAAAGCCGCTGTCGAGAAGGTCATTGAGCTATGTGATTCACAGCAGCCTACCTTCAGCACCATCAGTTTCCCGGCGCGTCTGATCACCAGAGATTCCTGTCAGCCGCCTAAGAAGTAG
- a CDS encoding threonine/serine exporter family protein yields MESTSTNSNTSTHDIIDLCLLAGKIMLQSGAETYRVEDTMSRMAAALGFPGSHSYVTPTVIMFTTSRTEPAKLFRIAERTTDLQKVSEVNDISRRLTERQLTAAEARERLGVVDDAAHAYPVWLQIVAAALTGACFTVMFKGSLWDALPSLLISGAGFAAATYLHRLVQIRFFAEFIASFIIGLLAFFSVKLGVGREMDKIIIGCVMPLVPGLLITNAVRDLMAGHLVSGISKGADAFLTAFAIGTGIGLVLSIF; encoded by the coding sequence TTGGAAAGTACAAGCACGAATAGCAATACTTCCACACATGACATTATCGATCTGTGCCTGCTGGCTGGCAAAATCATGCTGCAGAGCGGCGCAGAGACCTACCGTGTGGAGGATACCATGAGCCGGATGGCGGCGGCACTCGGCTTCCCCGGTTCGCATAGCTATGTCACGCCGACGGTCATTATGTTCACCACCAGCCGGACCGAGCCGGCGAAGCTCTTCCGTATCGCCGAACGGACAACAGACCTGCAAAAGGTATCCGAGGTCAATGACATCTCACGGCGGCTGACCGAACGCCAGCTGACAGCCGCCGAAGCGCGTGAGCGTCTGGGCGTGGTCGATGATGCAGCGCATGCTTACCCGGTATGGCTGCAGATTGTAGCCGCCGCTCTGACCGGAGCCTGCTTCACCGTGATGTTCAAGGGCAGCCTGTGGGACGCGCTGCCGTCACTCCTGATCTCCGGGGCAGGCTTCGCTGCTGCAACTTATCTCCACCGTCTGGTGCAGATCCGTTTTTTCGCAGAATTCATTGCTTCCTTCATTATCGGCCTGCTGGCCTTCTTCTCCGTCAAGCTCGGCGTGGGACGGGAGATGGACAAGATTATCATCGGCTGTGTAATGCCGCTCGTACCGGGGCTGCTCATCACCAATGCGGTCCGTGACCTGATGGCCGGGCATCTGGTATCCGGCATCTCCAAAGGAGCCGACGCCTTTCTGACTGCGTTCGCCATCGGGACTGGCATTGGGCTGGTCCTGTCTATTTTTTAA
- a CDS encoding glycosyl transferase, with translation MKFGTFDDTRKEYVINTPKTPYPWINYLGNEQFFGLISNTAGGYTFYRDARMRRLTRYRYNNIPLDTGGRYYYLYDDGDFWTPGWMPVKRDLDFYECRHGLGYTSITGERNGISVNQLAFVPMGHNAEVHRLVVKNTGDAKKTVKLFSFAEFCLWNANDDMTNFQRNLSTGEVEVKDSVIYHKTEYRERRNHYAFYSVNKEIAGFDTDRESFVGMYNGLDAPQAVAAGEATNSVASGWSPIGSHALDITLEPGEAQSFIFVLGYIENPEDEKWEALNVINKKPAQAVIDQFATDAQVDAALAVLAAHWDNLLSKYQIKSGDDKLNRMVNIWNPYQCMVTFNMSRSASYFESGIGRGMGFRDSNQDLLGFVHQIPERARERILDIAATQFPDGSAYHQYQPLTKKGNNEVGSGFNDDPLWLISGTAAYIKETGDYSILDEQVPFDSNPDHTATLFEHLKLSFEHVTNNLGPHGLPLIGRADWNDCLNLNCFSTEPGESFQTTENIAGGVAESVFIAGLFVFVGPDYAEICRMRGLDDVAADAVAKIENMSAITLSHGFDGDWFLRAYDHYGDKIGSKENEEGQIFIEPQGMCVMAGIGVENGEAARALTSVQERLDTDYGIVLQQPPYSKYYVNLGEISTYPPGYKENAGIFCHNNPWIMIAETVLGHGDRAFDIYRKIAPAYLEDISEVHRMEPYVYSQMIAGKDAVRHGEAKNSWLTGTAAWNYVAITQSILGIQADFAGLKVDPCIPAEWDSFEITRVFRGDTYVISIQNPKHVSKGVASLTLDGAAVEGNIIAPAGDGAVHQVVVTLG, from the coding sequence ATGAAATTCGGAACTTTTGACGACACCCGCAAAGAGTATGTAATCAACACCCCCAAAACACCTTATCCTTGGATTAACTACCTCGGCAACGAGCAGTTTTTCGGCCTGATCTCTAATACTGCCGGGGGCTACACCTTCTACCGCGATGCGCGGATGAGAAGACTTACCCGTTACCGGTATAACAATATTCCGCTGGATACAGGCGGCCGCTACTACTACCTGTACGATGACGGTGATTTCTGGACCCCGGGCTGGATGCCGGTGAAGCGCGATCTGGACTTCTACGAATGCCGCCACGGCCTGGGCTACACTTCCATTACAGGCGAGCGTAACGGCATTTCCGTGAATCAGCTTGCTTTTGTACCGATGGGCCATAACGCTGAAGTACACCGCCTTGTCGTTAAGAACACCGGCGACGCGAAGAAGACTGTTAAGCTGTTCTCTTTTGCCGAGTTCTGTCTGTGGAATGCCAATGATGATATGACCAACTTCCAGCGTAACCTCAGCACCGGCGAAGTTGAAGTGAAGGATTCTGTTATCTATCACAAAACCGAATACCGCGAGCGCAGAAACCATTACGCCTTCTATTCGGTAAATAAAGAAATCGCCGGCTTCGATACCGACCGCGAATCCTTCGTGGGCATGTACAATGGACTAGACGCTCCGCAGGCAGTTGCTGCCGGTGAAGCTACGAATTCCGTAGCCAGCGGCTGGTCACCTATCGGCTCCCACGCACTTGACATCACGCTGGAGCCAGGCGAAGCCCAGAGCTTCATCTTCGTGCTCGGCTACATTGAGAACCCTGAGGATGAGAAGTGGGAAGCCCTGAACGTCATCAACAAAAAGCCAGCCCAGGCTGTCATCGATCAATTCGCTACGGATGCCCAGGTGGATGCCGCCCTCGCGGTACTGGCTGCGCATTGGGATAACCTGCTGTCCAAATACCAGATTAAGAGCGGGGACGACAAGCTGAACCGGATGGTGAACATCTGGAATCCGTACCAGTGTATGGTGACCTTCAACATGTCCCGTTCCGCATCGTACTTCGAATCCGGGATTGGCCGCGGTATGGGCTTCCGTGACTCCAACCAGGACTTGCTCGGCTTCGTCCACCAGATTCCTGAGCGTGCCAGAGAACGGATTCTCGATATCGCCGCTACCCAGTTCCCTGACGGCAGCGCGTATCACCAGTACCAGCCGCTGACCAAGAAGGGCAACAACGAAGTCGGCTCCGGCTTCAACGATGATCCGCTCTGGCTGATCTCGGGTACAGCCGCCTATATTAAGGAGACCGGCGACTATTCGATTCTTGATGAGCAGGTTCCTTTTGACAGCAATCCGGATCACACTGCAACCCTGTTCGAGCATCTGAAGCTGAGCTTCGAGCATGTCACGAACAACCTCGGGCCTCACGGCCTGCCGCTGATCGGACGCGCGGACTGGAATGACTGTCTGAACCTGAACTGCTTCTCCACCGAGCCGGGCGAATCGTTCCAGACCACGGAGAATATCGCAGGCGGCGTAGCCGAATCTGTGTTCATCGCAGGCCTGTTCGTCTTCGTTGGACCGGACTATGCCGAGATCTGCCGGATGCGCGGACTGGATGATGTAGCCGCTGACGCTGTTGCCAAGATCGAGAACATGAGTGCCATCACGTTGTCCCACGGCTTCGACGGCGACTGGTTCCTGCGCGCTTATGACCACTATGGCGACAAGATCGGCAGCAAGGAGAACGAAGAAGGCCAGATCTTCATCGAGCCGCAGGGAATGTGCGTAATGGCCGGTATCGGTGTAGAGAACGGTGAAGCGGCCCGCGCCCTGACTTCCGTGCAGGAACGTCTGGATACGGACTATGGTATTGTTTTGCAGCAGCCTCCGTATTCCAAGTATTATGTGAACTTAGGCGAAATCTCCACGTACCCTCCGGGTTACAAAGAGAACGCCGGGATCTTCTGCCATAATAACCCGTGGATCATGATTGCCGAGACGGTCCTTGGACATGGCGACAGAGCTTTTGACATCTACCGTAAAATCGCCCCAGCCTACCTGGAGGACATCAGCGAAGTGCACCGGATGGAGCCTTACGTGTACTCCCAGATGATCGCCGGTAAAGATGCCGTACGTCACGGGGAAGCGAAAAACTCCTGGCTGACAGGTACAGCGGCTTGGAACTATGTAGCAATCACGCAGTCTATCCTGGGGATTCAGGCAGACTTCGCCGGGCTCAAGGTTGACCCTTGTATCCCTGCAGAATGGGATAGCTTCGAGATTACCCGCGTCTTCCGTGGCGACACTTATGTGATCTCGATCCAGAACCCGAAACATGTCTCCAAAGGCGTAGCCAGCCTGACCCTCGACGGTGCTGCCGTGGAAGGCAACATTATCGCTCCTGCGGGCGACGGTGCGGTTCACCAGGTTGTAGTCACTCTCGGCTAA